In one window of Eleutherodactylus coqui strain aEleCoq1 chromosome 10, aEleCoq1.hap1, whole genome shotgun sequence DNA:
- the BMP15 gene encoding bone morphogenetic protein 15, giving the protein MPVPRSLLLLWLLLIVWPPALGRNGLGAIMRSRSLPLIRTLMDHGPLKPRMAAKHELSMQHLRFMLALYKRSADGNGRPRGNRPAGAAVRLVRPVSQAPFISDKKWRIENLKFILHNIKREELMKAIVVYPRTMYIGDSYYTCKMDLLPSAGLFSKTRVPPRIWRWAETDITSQIRSLPEDAKQSLHIQRMCQRIGKRNKKSLAASVSHIPFLLIYFYPKFHSQPTEKILTAFSEKVVPQVLRRKPRQVGTFGMKLPKISNQSEQLKNHCSLRPFWVSFHQLGWDHWIIAPHRYNPGYCTGDCPRLLHSGYNSPNHAIIQNFINQVVDGNVPRPSCVPYSYGPISVLMIEPGGNILYKEYENMIAESCTCR; this is encoded by the exons ATGCCTGTGCCTCGAAGCCTCCTGCTCCTCTGGCTGCTTCTCATTGTATGGCCTCCTGCTCTAGGGAGGAACGGGTTAGGTGCCATAATGAGGTCTCGTTCTCTGCCATTGATTCGGACGTTGATGGACCATGGGCCCTTGAAGCCTCGCATGGCAGCAAAACATGAGCTGAGTATGCAGCACCTACGCTTTATGCTAGCGTTGTACAAGAGGTCAGCGGATGGAAATGGAAGACCCAGAGGAAATCGACCAGCTGGAGCCGCCGTGAGACTTGTAAGGCCTGTCAGTCAAGCACCTTTTATTTCGG ATAAAAAGTGGAGGATAGAAAATCTTAAATTCATCCTGCACAACATAAAAAGAGAGGAGCTGATGAAGGCTATTGTGGTGTATCCCCGAACCATGTATATTGGGGACAGTTACTACACATGTAAGATGGATCTCCTCCCAAGTGCTGGTCTCTTCTCCAAGACGAGAGTTCCACCTCGAATTTGGAGGTGGGCAGAAACGGATATCACTTCCCAAATCAGATCTCTACCGGAGGATGCAAAGCAAAGTTTACACATCCAACGTATGTGCCAGCGTATTGGGAAACGCAACAAAAAATCACTGGCTGCTTCAGTCTCCCACATCCCTTTCTTACTCATATACTTTTATCCCAAATTTCATAGTCAGCCCACTGAAAAAATTTTAACTGCATTTTCAGAAAAGGTTGTGCCACAAGTGTTGAGAAGAAAACCACGTCAAGTGGGGACGTTTGGCATGAAGCTTCCGAAAATTTCCAACCAAAGTGAACAACTAAAGAACCACTGCTCCCTACGTCCCTTCTGGGTCAGCTTCCATCAGCTTGGATGGGATCATTGGATTATTGCCCCGCACAGGTACAACCCTGGCTACTGTACAGGAGACTGCCCAAGACTGCTCCATTCGGGTTATAATTCACCCAACCATGCCATTATTCAGAACTTTATTAATCAAGTGGTTGATGGAAATGTCCCACGTCCTTCTTGTGTCCCTTACTCCTACGGTCCAATCAGTGTCCTAATGATTGAACCTGGAGGAAATATCCTTTATAAAGAATATGAGAATATGATTGCAGAATCGTGCACCTGTCGGTGA